One Benincasa hispida cultivar B227 chromosome 5, ASM972705v1, whole genome shotgun sequence genomic window carries:
- the LOC120078100 gene encoding uncharacterized protein LOC120078100, translating into MQRQSLGSPVSKLHGHGAGAKSDEVPADDQKRKKHSPSSSSIFNYDGQDDDQASKSFRFSFPSPYPPRQEKFVHAIPILTIICFLILYFCSHNPSQSDLAQFHGFKRPAEQLEIKADGDELILPKKGNILAIQSFRNLKEIEKSYSLSLKSRPPRKLADF; encoded by the exons ATGCAAAGGCAATCTCTAGGCTCACCAGTTTCCAAGCTCCATGGCCATGGCGCCGGAGCAAAATCCGATGAAGTTCCGGCCGACGATCAAAAGCGCAAGAAGCACtctccatcttcttcctcaatttttaattacgaCGGACAAGACGACGATCAAGCCTCTAAATCTTTCCGATTCTCATTTCCGTCGCCGTATCCTCCGCGGCAGGAGAAGTTCGTTCACGCCATACCTATCCTCACCATTATCTGCTTCCTCATCCTTTACTTCTGCTCACACAATCCTTCGCAGTCAG ATTTGGCTCAGTTTCACGGATTCAAGCGTCCTGCAGAACAATTAG AAATCAAAGCCGATGGAGACGAACTTATACTACCGAAGAAAGGCAACATTCTAGCGATTCAAAGTTTCCGTAACCTAAAAGAGATCGAAAAATCgtactctctctctcttaaatCTCGCCCTCCGAGGAAACTCGCCGATTTCTAA